A portion of the Osmerus mordax isolate fOsmMor3 chromosome 22, fOsmMor3.pri, whole genome shotgun sequence genome contains these proteins:
- the nbeal1 gene encoding neurobeachin-like protein 1 produces the protein MASNERLYEVWMLYCNKRDPDYLKLWLETFISSYERCLDVDFEKPPSRLEEVPPVMTLLPDNILQVLRHQLLQCVQKASDGLEPEQQNLALLLVKFLIVICRNLSNVEEVGTCSYINHVITMTTLYIQQLKSRTKEKEMADQTQAEEFVRHALAFCESLYDPYRNWRHRTLGVQRSAVEKSRQKHKAAPLTVEFVPFFYQCFQESEHLKDSLKCCLLHLFGAIVAGGQHNALLAISPATMEVLLRVLGDCEGGADEGEDWDSEAPDRKALLTLGCLREVVHSLLASSSDQRQVEIGSVLENYFKLLNSDPAAALQGKGRAPGRHWESRFVALQVHMLDTIRDMFLCSDRPVLQAIFLNSNCFEHLTRLLQNSKLVNARCTGADKDQKDITNRLLTGESDTQVFQGRLDSLAVATIKALTTVMHKSPAAKEVFKERIGYTHLYEVLVSLGQPSRHLLKELMNMAVEGEHTSVGILGISNVEPLLLLIQWLPEMDSAELQVFTSDWLRRLCCINRQTRATCVNAAMAVRVLATLEHHGRLHRACAESLVGLLGALGSQSLGGGELLQLLRLLRPQEAGQAHPYVGPVLRAVLGMVRKQGLESAMQYFDLSPSMAGVAVPTILRWPGYAFSFLAWLSLDQDQQGPPGKGDKRKQLYSFFTPGGTGFEAFISSAGGLVVAVCTKKEYVTVMLPDYSFCDSLWHSIGVVHVPGKRPFGQSLVYIYVDGQQKLSAPLKYPNMTEPFTSCCIGSAGHRTTTPPPSQIPDPPFSAAPPSGRSSLGGILSSQGWGGLLGSKPESVTKLISAGTQDSEWGSPTSLQGQLGSVMVFHEQLQPSHVKALCSTGPNCISPFKTLEAELGDLSTKLLLHYSPKACRNPICLDLSPNLLHGRLTGNKVVNWDIKDVINSVGGVPVLFPILEQLTLLTPENHAEPSGSEFITPDLATPADGDWVILPSNRASEARLEKNLVATFLLVLKHFLQRHPINQESLLHSHGVVTLGALLHKMPASQVDVSVLVAAQLLVEQVTYEKNQQLLQQLHTHLLFNFSIWNQGDFPLRIGHIQYMSTVIKDNRKQFRKKYGVQFLLDTIRLFYGCSSKGEGDLTEDDARTIRASLCGLLKYYISKGMTQEEMHSILGYIAAIGDEEQLCGVLELLLSLLHSSAARDQLFLLLFEPGAADSCYALLLNNKHSDRLRELVFKLFERMLGCDRVYEKSKQRLRLREVGYSGLTLLFSDLHVTPTLVRSLLNQVLHTDLVVNYKDLMALVQLTHRAGPSVRLLICKRLYQLLQSQQDAALQISKQLCWQETLMKLFLRSPGADGGAGRGDTASACSLDLSRGSSQRLELPPERRGRPSSPSRLDDDRLSIGDSRSLDSLENGDLVSLLDTPGETQLPKPWAGPGKAGGLSLDLSHVQAYEQGDSGSQTPGSMPSTPSPLETAKPFPGGPVEREASSSLTEDSFLFSDDMSLGESFSCAERLEEELSRMLLEIVLCVMWRGVEGSDDSAWVERGQVFSALTKLGTANELLLPVDHIKLSLMERMLEWAVSDNREATAAMLPQHTENAVRLLHVVQDFLQAEGLVNPSLWTEKVLEETVTLMDSLMVWYSSGSQWLQLSQVGLRLLLGFMAQEDPQVCALATAKLNGILQTKPVETQDEACYLLGRVEGILRRAVAGEQADETYSFLVPLLRTLLSKVHKLLYMELHLPSLPDTNGSPSFFEDFQLYCNSPEWRVYLDKYIIPYMKQYEIETFSHGHENMALFWKECYEAFMVNLHRRERERGESKIRFQEQFVEPFSRRGRQENLRYNSMLKQLHSQHGATLRQWKAARRSLLCERGPWADRQQSEMHWRLSSAENYSRMRLKLIRNYNFDQHRDASALRDNLGVQQQRVNPQSLLLEAAKQVKVSDLEDDILELPEDDASGNNNQGEAEEAGQKEKMVLFEDCELVTVVDVIPGRLELTTQHIYFYDSSQEKEEGVGHDFKWPLSQIREIHLRRYNLRRSALEIFLIDQTNYFLNFKKEVRNKVYSRMLLLRPLSLHGTRSPQELLKASGLTQKWVNREISNFDYLIQLNTIAGRTYNNLAQYPVFPWILSDYTSEELDLSDPRVFRDLSKPVAVLNERNAKAVREKYDTFEDPTGTIDRFHYGTHYSNAAGVMHYLIRVEPFTSLHIQLQSGRFDCADRQFHSIPATWQTLMDNPNDVKELIPEFFYFPEFLENQNGFDLGRLQISKERVNNVILPKWAKSPEDFIYKHRKALESEHVSAHLQEWIDLIFGYKQRGPAAVEALNVFYYCTYEGAVDLDAITDEKERKAVEGMISNFGQTPCQLLKEPHPVRLTLEESEKRKARLDTSPLSMFEHLTELKSFFVEGISDNVALVKAVVPRNQSHSFITQGSPDTMVTLSQNYLMGTHGWLPYDKNISNYFTFIKDPTVANSKTQRFLGGPFSPGVEVTAGLFVVSHDGKLLFSGGHWDNSLRVTSLVKGKTVGQHIRHMDIVTCLATDHCGIHLISGSRDTTCMVWQVLQQGGAPAGLCPKPVQVLYGHTDEVVSVSISTELDMAVSGSRDGTVIVHAVGRGQYLRSLRPPCESSLPASILHLAVSWEGHLVVHTCVEGKATLKDKNALHLYSVNGKHLCTEPLKEQVTDMCVSGEYVVLGSEQGYLSIRDLYSLALCSAPMAMRVPVRCVSVTKEQSHALVGLQDGKLIIVGVGKPAEMRSGQITRKLWGSSKRLTQISSGETEYHTRNQN, from the exons ATGGCATCAAACGAAAGATTGTACGAGGTGTGGATGCTGTATTGCAACAAG AGGGATCCAGACTACCTGAAGCTGTGGCTGGAGACCTTCATCAGCTCCTATGAGAGATGCCTGGACGTGGACTTCGAGAAGCCACCTTCCAG gCTGGAAGAGGTGCCTCCAGTGATGACCCTGCTCCCAGACAACATCCTGCAAGTGCTGCGTCACCAGCTGCTGCAGTGTGTCCAGAAGGCCTCCGACGGCCTGGAGCCAGAGCAGCAGAACCTGGCCTTGCTCCTGGTCAAGTTCCTCATCGTGATCTGCAG gAACCTGTCCAATGTAGAGGAGGTCGGCACCTGCTCCTACATCAACCACGTCATCACCATGACGACGCTCTACATCCAGCAG CTCAAGAGCAGGAccaaggagaaggagatggcTGACCAGACCCAGGCTGAGGAGTTTGTCCGCCACGCCCTGGCCTTCTGTGAGAGCCTCTACGACCCCTACCGCAACTGGAGGCACCGCACCCTCGG GGTGCAGCGGAGCGCGGTGGAGAAGAGCAGGCAGAAACACAAGGCAGCTCCGCTCACTGTGGAGTTTGTCCCCTTTTTCTACC agtGCTTCCAAGAGAGCGAGCACCTGAAGGATAGTCTGAAATGCTGCTTGCTCCACCTGTTTGGGGCCATCGTAGCAGGAGGACAG CACAACGCCCTTCTGGCCATCTCCCCGGCGACCATGGAGGTGCTCCTGCGCGTGCTCGGCGACTGCGAGGGCGGCGCGGACGAAGGCGAGGACTGGGACAGCGAGGCGCCCGACAGGAAGGCCCTGCTGACGCTGGGCTGCCTGAGGGAGGTGGTCCACAGCCTGCTGGCCAGCAGCTCGGACCAGCGGCAGGTGGAGATCGGCTCGGTGCTGGAGAACTACTTCAAGCTGCTGAACTCGGACCCGGCCGCCGCCCTGCAGGGCAAGGGTCGCGCGCCGGGCCGCCACTGGGAGAGCCGCTTCGTGGCGCTGCAGGTGCACATGCTGG ACACCATCAGGGACATGTTCTTGTGTTCAGACAGACCGGTCCTCCAGGCCATCTTCCTCAACAGCAACTGCTTCGAGCACCTGACCCGACTCCTGCAGAACAGCAAG CTGGTTAATGCTAGATGCACAGGAGCAGACAAGGACCAGAAAGATATAACCAACAGGTTACTGACAGGAGAAAGTGACACTCAg GTGTTCCAGGGGAGATTGGACTCACTTGCCGTGGCAACCATCAAAGCCCTGACAACGGTGATGCATAAATCACCAGCTGCAAAG GAGGTGTTCAAGGAGAGGATTGGATATACTCACCTCTACGAggtgctggtctctctgggaCAGCCGTCCAGACACCTGCTGAAGGAACTGATGAACATG GCCGTGGAGGGAGAGCACACGTCGGTGGGCATCCTGGGCATCAGCAACGTGGAGCCCCTGCTCCTGCTCATCCAGTGGCTGCCCGAGATGGACTCGGCCGAGCTGCAGGTCTTCACCTCCGACTGGCTCCGCCGCCTGTGCTGCATCAACCGGCAGACGCGCGCCACCTGCGTCAACGCCGCCATGGCGGTGCGCGTGCTCGCCACCCTGGAGCACCACGGCAGGCTGCACCGGGCCTGCGCCGAGAGCCTGGTGGGCCTGCTGGGGGCCCTGGGGAGCCAGTCCCTGGGCGGGGGggagctgctgcagctgctccgCCTGCTGAGGCCCCAGGAGGCCGGGCAGGCCCACCCCTACGTGGGGCCGGTGCTGAGGGCCGTCCTGGGCATGGTGCGGAAACAGGGCCTGGAGAGCGCCATGCAGTATTTCGACCTGTCGCCCAGCATGGCTGGCGTCGCCGTGCCGACCATCCTGCGCTGGCCCGGCTACGCCTTCAGCTTCCTGGCCTGGCTGTCATTGGACCAGGACCAGCAGGGCCCGCCCGGCAAAGGAGACAAGAGGAAACAGTTGTATAG CTTCTTCACCCCAGGAGGGACCGGGTTCGAGGCCTTCATCAGCTCAGCGGGGGGTCTGGTGGTGGCGGTGTGCACCAAGAAGGAGTACGTCACCGTCATGCTGCCAGACTACAGCTTCTGCGACTCGCTCTGG CACAGTATAGGTGTGGTCCACGTGCCAGGGAAGAGGCCGTTCGGCCAGAGTCTGGTGTACATCTACGTGGACGGGCAGCAGAAGCTGTCTGCTCCTCTCAAGTACCCCAACATGACGGAG cctttCACCTCCTGCTGCATCGGCTCGGCCGGCCACAGGACCACCACGCCGCCCCCCTCCCAGATCCCCGACCCGCCCTTCTCGGCCGCCCCGCCGTCCGGGCGCTCCTCCCTGGGGGGGATCCTGTCGTCTCAGGGCTGGGGGGGCCTGCTGGGGAGCAAGCCCGAGTCCGTCACCAAGCTGATCTCGGCGGGGACCCAGGACAGCGAGTGGGGCAGCCCCACCTCCCTGCAGGGTCAGCTGGGCAGCGTCATGGTGTTCCACGAGCAGCTGCAGCCCAGCCACGTCAAGGCTCTCTGTAGCACCg GTCCCAATTGCATTTCTCCTTTCAAAACCCTGGAGGCGGAGCTTGGTGACCTCTCCACCAAACTCCTGCTGCACTACTCCCCAAAG GCCTGCAGGAACCCCATCTGTCTGGACCTGTCCCCTAACCTGCTGCACGGGCGCCTCACGGGGAACAAGGTCGTCAACTGGGACATCAAG GACGTGATCAACTCGGTCGGGGGTGTACCCGTCCTCTTCCCCATCCTGGAGCAGCTCACCCTGCTGACGCCCGAGAACCACGCCGAGCCCTCGGGGTCAGAGTTCATCACCCCTGACCTGGCCACCCCTGCCGACGGGGACTGGGTTATCCTGCCTTCCAACAGGGCCTCCG AGGCTCGTCTGGAGAAGAACCTGGTGGCCACCTTCCTGTTGGTGCTTAAGCACTTCCTGCAGAGACACCCCATCAACCAGGAGAGTCTGCTGCACTCCCATGGTGTGGTCACCCTGGGAGCCCTGCTGCACAAG atgcctGCCAGCCAGGTGGATGTGAGTGTTCTGGTGGCTGCCCAGCtcctggtggagcaggtgaCCTATGAGAAGAaccagcagctcctccagcagctccacacacacctgctgttcaaCTTCAGCATCTGGAACCAGGGCGACTTCCCTCTGCGcatag GTCACATCCAGTACATGTCCACCGTCATCAAAGACAACAGGAAGCAGTTCAGGAAAAAATATGGAGTTCAATTCCTGCTGGACACCATTCGTCTCTTTTACGG GTGTAGCAGCAAGGGCGAGGGCGACCTGACGGAGGACGACGCCCGCACCATCCGGGCATCGCTCTGCGGACTCCTCAAGTACTACATCAGCAAGGGCATGACCCAGGAGGAGATGCACAGCATCCTGGGATACATCGCCGCCATCGGAGACGAggagcag CTGTGCGGGGTGTTGGAGCTGCTGCTCAGCCTGCTCCACAGCAGTGCGGCCCGGGACCAGCTCTTCCTGCTGCTGTTTGAGCCCGGAGCAGCAGACTCCTGCTACGCCCTGCTGCTCAACAACAAACACTCGGACCGCCTCCGCGAGCTCGTCTTCAAG CTGTTTGAGCGCATGCTGGGGTGTGACCGCGTGTACGAGAAGAGCAAgcagaggctgaggctgagggaggtgggCTACTCGGGCCTCACCCTGCTGTTCTCGGACCTCCACGTCACCCCCACCCTGGTCCGCTCCCTGCTCAACCAGGTGCTGCACACCG ATCTTGTAGTGAACTACAAGGACCTGATGGCGCTGGTCCAGCTGACACACCGGGCTGGACCCAGCGTACGCCTGCTCATATGCAAGAGG ctataCCAGCTCCTCCAGTCCCAGCAGGACGCGGCGCTTCAGATCTCCAAGCAGCTGTGCTGGCAGGAGACCCTGATGAAGCTGTTCCTCAGGAGCCCCGGGGCCGACGGCGGGGCGGGCCGTGGCGACACAGCCAGCGCCTGCAGCCTGGACCTCAGCCGGGGCTCCAGCCAGCGCCTGGAGCTGCCCCCGGAGAGGAGGGGCCGGCCCAGCAGCCCCAGCAGGCTGGACGACGACCGCCTCAGCATCGGGGACAGCCGCTCCCTCGACAGCCTGGAAAACGGAGACCTCGTCTCCCTCCTGGACACCCCCGGGGAAACCCAGCTCCCCAAGCCCTGGGCCGGGCCGGGCAAAGCCGGGGGCTTGAGTTTGGACCTGTCCCACGTGCAGGCCTACGAGCAGGGGGACAGCGGCAGCCAGACCCCTGGGAGTATGCCCAGCACGCCGTCCCCGCTGGAGACGGCCAAGCCCTTCCCAGGGGGCCCGGTGGAGCGCGAGGCCTCGTCCTCCTTGACGGAGGACAGCTTCCTGTTCAGCGACGACATGTCTCTGGGAGAGTCGTTCAGCTGCGCGGAG aggctggaggaggagctgtcccGGATGCTGCTGGAGATCGTGCTGTGCGTGATGTGGCGCGGCGTGGAGGGCTCGGACGACTCGGCGTGGGTGGAGCGGGGCCAGGTGTTCTCCGCCCTCACCAAGCTGGGCACCGCCAACGAGCTGCTGCTGCCCGTCGACCACATCAAGCTCAG cctgatGGAGAGAATGCTGGAGTGGGCGGTGAGCGACAACCGCGAGGCCACGGCCGCCATGCTGCCCCAGCACACGGAGAACGCCGTGCGCCTGCTGCACGTGGTGCAGGACTTCCTGCAGGCCGAGGGCCTCGTCAACCCCTCCCTGTGGACGGAGAAGGTCCTGGAGGAGACGGTCACGCTCATGGACAGCCTGATGGTGTGGTACTCGTCGGGCAGCCAGTGGCTGCAGCTCTCCCAGGTGGGGCTCCGTCTGCTGCTGGGCTTCATGGCCCAGGAGGACCCCCAG gtgtgcGCCCTGGCCACGGCCAAGCTGAACGGCATCCTCCAGACCAAGCCGGTGGAGACCCAGGACGAGGCGTGCTACTTGCTGGGCCGCGTGGAGGGCATCCTGCGGCGCGCGGTGGCCGGGGAGCAGGCGGACGAGACCTACTCCTTCCTGGTGCCCCTGCTGCGCACGTTGCTGTCCAAGGTGCACAAGCTGCTGTACATGGAGCTGCACCTGCCCTCGCTGCCCGACACCAACGGCAGCCCGTCCTTCTTCGAGGACTTCCAGCTGTACTGCAACTCGCCCGAGTGGAGGGTCTACCTGGACAAATAC ATCATCCCCTACATGAAGCAGTACGAGATCGAGACCTTCAGCCACGGCCACGAGAACATGGCTCTCTTCTGGAAGGAGTGCTACGAGGCCTTCATGGTCAACCTGCAcaggagggagcgggagaggggagagagcaagatCCGCTTCCAG GAGCAGTTCGTGGAGCCGTTCTCTCGCCGCGGCCGCCAGGAGAACCTGCGCTACAACAGCATGCTGAAACAGCTGCACAGCCAGCACGGCGCCACCCTGAGGCAGTGGAAGGCAGCGCGCCGCAGCCtgctgtgtgagagaggacCCTGGGCGGACAG GCAACAGAGTGAGATGCACTGGAGGTTATCCAGTGCTGAGAACTACTCCCGTATGAGACTGAAGCTGATCCGCAACTACAACTTTGACCAGCACCGAGATGCCAGCGCCCTCCGAGACAACCTAG GCGTCCAGCAGCAGCGCGTCAACCCCCAGTCCCTGCTGCTGGAGGCGGCCAAGCAGGTGAAGGTCAGCGACCTGGAGGACGACATCCTGGAGCTACCCGAGGACGACGCCTCCGGGAACAACAACCA gggggaggcggaggaggcgggTCAGAAGGAGAAGATGGTCCTGTTTGAGGACTGTGAGCTGGTGACGGTGGTGGACGTGATCCCTGGCCGGCTGGAGCTCACCACCCAGCACATCTACTTCTACGACAGCagccaggagaaggaggagg GTGTGGGCCACGACTTCAAGTGGCCCCTGTCCCAGATCCGCGAGATCCACCTGCGCAGGTACAACCTCCGGCGCTCCGCCCTGGAGATCTTCCTCATCGACCAGACCAACTACTTCCTGAACTTCAAGAAGGAG GTGAGGAACAAGGTGTACAGCAGGATGCTGCTCCTGCGACCCCTCAGTCTGCACGGAACACGATCACCCCAGGAGCTGCTCAAGGCCTCGGGACTCACTCAG AAATGGGTGAACCGAGAGATCTCCAACTTTGACTACCTGATTCAGCTGAACACCATCGCTGGCCGGACCTACAACAACCTGGCTCAGTACCCAGTG TTCCCCTGGATCCTGTCGGACTACACCTCCGAGGAACTGGACCTCTCTGACCCGCGGGTCTTCAGGGACCTGTCCAAGCCCGTGGCCGTTCTGAACGAGCGGAACGCCAAGGCTGTCAGAGAGAA GTATGACACTTTCGAGGACCCCACAGGTACCATCGACCGCTTCCACTACGGTACCCATTACTCCAACGCAGCCGGGGTCATGCACTACCTGATCCGCGTGGAGCCCTTCACCTCGCTCCACATCCAGCTGCAGAGCGGACG gttcgACTGTGCTGACCGCCAGTTCCACTCCATCCCGGCCACCTGGCAGACCCTCATGGACAACCCCAACGACGTCAAGGAGCTCATCCCCGAGTTCTTCTACTTCCCCGAGTTCTTAGAGAACCAGAATG gCTTTGATCTAGGTCGCCTCCAGATCTCTAAGGAGAGGGTAAATAATGTGATTCTGCCGAAATGGGCCAAATCTCCTGAGGACTTCATCTACAAGCACAGGAAAGCCCTG gagtcggAGCACGTCTCGGCCCACCTCCAAGAGTGGATTGATCTGATCTTCGGCTACAAGCAGAGGGGCCCTGCAGCAGTGGAGGCCCTCAACGTGTTCTACTACTGCACCTACGAAG gGGCCGTGGATCTGGACGCCATCACGGACGAGAAGGAGCGCAAGGCCGTGGAGGGCATGATCAGCAACTTTGGCCAGACGCCCTGCCAGCTGCTCAAG gagcccCACCCCGTGCGTCTGACGCTGGAGGAGTCTGAGAAGAGAAAGGCTCGCCTGGACACATCTCCCCTCAGCATGTTTGAACACCTGACCGAGCTCAAGTCCTTCTTTGtcgag GGGATCAGTGACAACGTGGCCCTGGTGAAGGCCGTGGTCCCCAGAAACCAGTCCCACTCTTTCATCACCCAGGGCAGCCCAGACACCATG GTCACCCTAAGTCAGAACTACCTGATGGGAACGCATGGGTGGCTGCCATACGACAAGAACATCTCCAACTACTTCACCTTTATCAAAGACCCCACCGTCGCCAACTCCAA gacCCAGAGGTTCCTGGGCGGGCCCTTCTCCCCGGGCGTGGAGGTGACGGCGGGCCTGTTCGTGGTCTCCCACGACGGGAAGCTGCTGTTCAGCGGGGGCCACTGGGACAACAGCCTGAGAGTCACCTCGCTGGTCAAGGGCAAGACCGTGGGACAGCACATCAGACACATGG